The Streptomyces sp. DG1A-41 genomic sequence TGTGCGTGCTCGGGCCCAGCGGAAGCGGCAAGTCGACGCTGCTGCGGGCGGTGGCGGGGCTTCAGCCGCTCGACTCCGGGCGGGTGTCGCTCGACGGGCGCGACCAGGCGGGCGTGCCCGCGCACCGGCGTGGGGTCGGGCTGATGTTCCAGGACCACCAGCTGTTCCCGCAACGGGACGTGAGCGGCAACGTCGCCTTCGGACTGCGTATGCACGGGGCGTCGAAGCGGCAACGGGCCGACCGTGTACAGGAGTTGCTGGACCTGGTCGGACTGCCGGGCGCATCCCGCCGGGCCGTCGCGGCGCTGTCCGGCGGGGAACAGCAGCGGGTGGCGCTGGCCCGGGCCCTGGCGCCGAGCCCCCGGCTGCTGATGCTGGACGAGCCGCTGGGCCAGCTCGACCGGTCGCTCAGGGAGCGGCTGGTCGTCGAGCTGAGGGAACTGTTCGGCCGGTTGGGCATCACCGTGCTCGCCGTGACGCACGACCAGGGGGAGGCCTTCGCGCTGGCCGACCGGGTGGTGGTGATGCGGGACGGCCGGATCGCCCAGGCCGGTACGCCTCTTGAGGTGTGGCAGCGGCCGGCCGACGCGTTCGTGGCCCGCTTCCTCGGCTTCGGGAACGTGGTCGAGGCGACGGTCGGGGCGGAGGCCGCGGACACGCCGTGGGGCAAGGTGCCGGTGCCGGAGGACACCCCGCAGGGCACGCGGACCCTGCTCGTGCGGCCCGCCGGCGTGCGCCTGGTGCCCGCCGGCACGGGCCTGCGCTGCACGGTGACCGCGCGTACCTTCAAGGGCACCCACGTCGCCGTCCACCTCCAGCCGGAGGACGCCCCGCGCCTGGAGGCGGCGTGTGCGCTGCGGGCGGCGCCGGAGGTCGGGGACGAGGCCGGCGTGGAGTTCGACGCGGCCGAGATCGTGGTGCTCGGCTGATCGGCCCGCGTCTGGCGCCGCTCGGCCATGCGAAGGCCACCGTCGCCCTGCGCGGGCCGCTCAGCGGGCGATGTTCGGGCAGGGCCGGGACGGGCGATGGCCCGCCCTCACGAAGGGGGACGGGCCACCGGGCGCTGATGCGCGGGCGTCAGCTGTCGCTGCTGTTCGCCCCACGACGGCGCATGCCGAAGAACACCGCACCGCCACCGACGACGACCAGGGCCGCCGCGATGCCGGCGATGATGCCGGTGTTGGAGTCGGCACCGGTCTCGGCGAGGTTGGAGTCACCGGCCGCGGGCGCGGGCGCGTTGCCCGCCGGCGTGGTGCTCTCGCTCTCCGACGGCGACGGAGCCGGGGTGTCGGTCTCCTCGGCCGGCTTCGAGGGGGAGGCCGACGGGGTCGGCGTGGCCGGCGGAGTCGCCGGCGGCTTCTCCTCCTCCTTCTTGCAGGCCGTGGCCGGGGTGACGAGGTTCGGCTTGATGTCCTCGTCGACGTACGGAGTGGCCTTGACGTGGATGCGGTACTCCGCGTTCGGCTTCCAGTTCTCGGCGAAGGTGATGGTGGTGCCTTCGCGCGAGCCCTTGACCACCTGCTCGCCGACCTTCTTCGCGTCGGCGCCGTTGTTCTCCAGGTACACGGTGACGGTCGCCGGGATGCCGGCGGGGTCCACGTCGGTGACGGTGATGACGCCCTTGTCGCCATCGCACTTCGCCTCGGCCGAGAACTCGTTGATGTTGCAGGCGAGCGCGTTGCCGGCGGCACCGAGCGCGAGCGCGGCCGAGGCGGAGACGACACCGAGGATCCGCACGGAACGTGCGACGGTACGGCGCGAAGCCGTACGGCGGGATACGGACAGAACTGCCACGTTTGTCCTTTACGGGATGCGCAAATGCGGGGGGTGGAGGCAGTGTTGACTGAACATCAGCACTACCGACAGGCTCACAGGTTTATAAGCGCCACATAAGTAGTGTCAACGCATATGCAGGCTGCAAGCACTTGCTTTGCCAGCTTATTAACCGCCGAGACGTTTCAACGCCTCCGGGGCCTCCTCGACCCGCTCCACCAGCGCGATCCGCGCCTCCATCGAACGGCCCCTGGCCAGCGACCGGAGCAGCGGCCACGTCGGCAGCTTCTCCGTCCAGTGCGCGCGGTTCACGAGCACCATCGGCGTCGGCTCGCCCCGCGACTCGTAGTAGTTCGGCGTCGCGTTGTCGAAGATCTCCTGTACGGTGCCGGCGGCCCCCGGCAGGAACACCACGCCCGCGTCGGACCGGGCCAGCAGGCCGTCCTCGCGGGTGGCGTTGGCGAAGTACTTGGCGATGTGCGACGCGAAGGCGTTCGGCGGCTCGTGGCCGTAGAACCAGGTCGGGATGCCGACGGAACGCCCGCCTTGCGGCCAGCGCGTGCGTATCTCGAAGGCGGCCGTCGCCCAGTGGGTGATCGACGGCGTGAAGTGCGGTGCCTTGGCGAGCAGTTCGAGCGACTCGGTGAGCATCTCGTCATCGAACGGGGCGGCGTACGCACCGAGGTTCGCGGCCTCCATCGCGCCCGGGCCGCCGCCCGTGGCGACCGTGAGACCGGCGCGGGCCAGCTCCCGGCCGAGCCGCGCCGCCCCCGCGTACTCCTCGGTGCCACGGGCCATCGCGTGGCCGCCCATGACGCCCACGACCCGGGCGCCGGTCAGGAGTTCGTCGAGTGCGTCGGAGACGGAGTCGTCGTGGACCGCGCGCAGCATGGAGGCGTAGATGTCCCGGTCCGCCTTCGTGCGCTGGAACCAGGCGTACGCCTGGGCGTCGGGCGTGGCCTCGTAGCCGTCCGCCAGCGACTCGAAGAGCTCCTCCGGCGAGTAGACATGGCCGCGGTACGGGTCGAAGGGCAGGTCCGGCACCGGCGGGAAGACCAGCGCGCCGTCCGTGCGGATCTTCGCGGCGGCCTCCTCGCGCATCGCGCAGCCGAGGAAGACGGCGCCCGCCGTGTCCGTGCTGAGCAGTTCGCGCGTACGGTCCGTCAGGTCGACGGCCTGGATACGGTGACCGGCGAGCGTGCCGCGCGCCGAGACGGTCGCGTCGAACTCCTCGAGCGTCTCGATCTCACGGTCGTCATGGTGGGCCGCATGGGCGGGCATCGTCTGCACGCGCCCATGCTGGCACAGCCATGTCTCAGCCCTCGACGGCCGCCGGGTCCATCCACACGACCTCGAAGGTGTGGCCGTCCAGGTCGTCAAAGGAACGGCCGTACATGAAGCCGTAGTCCTGGGTCTCGCCGGAGACCGAGCCGCCGGCCGCGACGGCCCTCTCGACCAGTTCGTCAACCTTCTCGCGGCTTTCCGCGCTCAGCGCGATGAGCACCTCGCTGGTCTTCCTCGGGTCCGCGATCTCCTTCTTGGTGAACTGGGCGTACTTCTCCTTGGTGAGCACCATGACGACGATGGCGTCGCTGATCACGACCGACGCGGCCGTGTCGTCGCTGAACTTCTCGTTGATCGAGTAGCCGAGCTCCGTGAAGAACTTCTTCGAGGCGTCGAGGTCGCTGACACACAGGTTCACGAAGATCATCTGCTCGTACATGCGGGGTCTCTCCCATCGGGTCCGTGTCGTTACGTGGGGATAGACCGGGAGCCTGCGCGGAACTCATCGCCGTACGGAGATTTTTTCGTACGAGTTTTCAGCGGGCCTCAGTGGGCCTCAGCGGGCCAGCGGCAGTGCCGCCAGCTCGGCGACCGTCAGGGTGAGCGGGCCGAACAGGGCGAGCAGTGCGCCCGCGCGGAGGGCGGCGGCGCTGCGCAGCATGGTCGCCGGGGCGCCGAGACGCAGCAGCGCGGCGGTGGTGTCGGCGCGGGCCTGCCGGGCCTCGACGGCGGCCATGAGGAGCGTCGCCACGGTGCAGCCGGTCACCAGCAGCACGCCGAGCGTGGTCAGCGGACCGAGCGACAGTCCGTCCGGAGCGTGCAGCAGCGCCATGGCGTACGCGGCCGCCAGCACCGCGCAGACCACGCCCAGGGGGCGGCCGATCCGGGTGGCCTCCGCCATGAGGATCCGGCCGGCCAGGAGCCGGAGGGCGCCGGGGCGGGCCGACTGGAGCAGCCGTCCGCACAGATGGGTCAGGCCCGGACCGGCCAGGGCCAGGCCGAGGGCGGCCAGCGCCCAGCCCGCCAGGACGCCGGGGGAGGCGCCGGAGAAGGTGAGGTCGGGGGGCGTGGGGGAGGTACGGCTCGTGTAGGTCTCCACGGCGAGACCGGCGGCCAGGACGGTGATGCCCCAGGGGAGACCGGAAGGGGCGGCCGTGGAGGCGTTGTCGGGCAGGAGGGTGTCCGACAGGGCTGCTTCGGGAGCCGCGGTGTCCGGTGTCGCGGCGTGCCGGGCCGACTGCCGCGCGGCGTCCCCGGCCGCGTGCACGGCGCTCACGGCGTCCGGTGCCGCCGTCTGAGGACCGGACGGCTCGGCGGGGTCCTCGACGGTGCTCCCGGCGCTCCGCGTGGTCGAGCCCGTGGCCGCGGCCGGGACGGACGCGCCCGTCCGCGCCGGCGGCGGCCCGCCGTTCTGCCCCGCCGCCTCGGTGGGTTCGGCGGGCGCGGTGGCGCGGACGTCCGTGGGCCGGACGATCTGCCGGCCGAAACGGCTGTACGTCCCGGAGGTCTCGCGTGTGGCCGTGCGCCGGTACGCGCCGAAACGGCCGTATCTCCCGGCCGCCCGGGACGGCGCCGGCCCCGCCTCCCTCGGCCGCAGCGACAGTGCCACCGCCACCGACGCGGCTGCGGGCACGATCGCGAGCAGCGTCAGGGCTCCCGGGAGCGGCAGCGGCCGGCCCGCCGCGAGGGACTCGGCGGCCGCGCCGTCGAAGGGCATGCCCGTCAGGTCGCCGCGCAGATGCAGGAAGCACAGCAGGGCCAGCGTCGAGCCCAGCGTGCAGGACAGGGCCGTCGTCACCGCCGAGACGGCCATCAGGCGCAGCGGGCCGAGGCCGATCGCGGAGAGGCCGGGGCGGGGCTTCGTGCCGGGGTCGGTACGGGCCACGGCGACCGCGAAGTACACGGTGGCGGCCAGCGGAGCCAGGCACCAGGCCAGGCGCATCAGGGCGGCGCCGGTGGAGCCGGGGTGGCCCAGCGCGTAGCCCAGGGTGCAGAGCAACAGCAAACCCGTCCCCGCCGAGGCCGCCGCGACCAGGAGGCGGCGCAGCTGGACGGAGGGGTGGGAGCCCCGGGTCAGACGGAGAGCGAGCACGCGGCCCGGCCTTCCGTCTCGGTGGGCTCGGCGACCGGCGGCAGGTGCACCGTCTGCACGCGCCGCCCGTCGAGCAGGGACACCGTGCGGTCGGCGAGTGCCGCGGTCTCGGCGTCGTGGGTGGCCAGGACGACCGTGATGCCGTGGGAGCGGGCCGCCGTGGTGAGGGTGCGCAGCACATGGGCGCGGTCGGCGCGGTGCAGGGGCGCCGTGGGCTCGTCGGCGAACAGCACCGACGGGGCGGGGGCGAGGGCGCGGGCGATGCACACCCGCTGCCGCTCGGCCTGCACCAGCTGGTGCGGGCGTTTGCGGGCGCCCTCGCCGATGTCCAGGCGCTCCAGCCATTCCATGGCCGCGGTCTTGGCGCGGCGCCGGCTGGTGCCGCGCAGCATCAGCGGCAGGGCGGCGTTCTCCCAGGCGTCGAGTTCCGGGACCAGCGAGGGGGCCGGGTCGATCCAGCCGAACCGGTCCCGGCGCAGCCGCTCGCGGGTGAGGGGGCCCATGGTGTGCACGGGCATGCTGTTGAACCAGACCTCGCCGCGCCGGACGGGCACCAGGCCGGACAGGCACCGCAGAAGGGTCGTCTTGCCGCTGCCGCGCGGGCCGCTGACGGCGAGGATCTCGCCCTCCCGGACGCCGAGCGAGACACCGCCGAGCGCGGGGGAGCCGTCGTCGTGCTGGAAGTGCAGGGCCCGTGCCCAGAGCACGTCGTTGTCCGGCGAAGCCTCCATGGGCGTACACCTCGGTTCAGATCCGTAGTTCCCTTGCCAATCCCCCGTGCGGGGGAACGAAGGCAGGGTCGATCGGTCACTGGCACGCTAGGCAGAAGGTGGCGGGACGCCGGACACCACGCGGCCCCGGACCGCCGTTTCTCACTCGAACGGGCGGCACCGGGGCCGGTGTTGATCATCCATGCAGACGATCAGAGCGACGACATCAGGAGCGATATCAGGAACGCCATCGCGAGCGACATCAGAGCTTCGTCCACGCCTCCGACAGGGTGGCGCGCAGGATCTGCTCGATCTCGTCGAACGTCGACTGGTCGGAGATCAGCGGCGGGGCGAGCTGGACGACCGGGTCGCCGCGGTCGTCGGCGCGGCAGTACAGGCCGTTCTCGTACAGCTTCTTGGAGAGGAAGCCGTACAGGACCCGCTCGGTCTCGTCCGCGTCGAAGGACTGCTTGGTCGCCTTGTCCTTGACCAGCTCGATGCCGTAGAAGAAGCCGTTGCCGCGGACGTCGCCGACGATCGCCAGGTCGTGGAGCTTCTCCAGGGTGGAGCGGAACGCGCCCTCGTTGTCCAGGACGTGCTGGTTGAGGTTCTCGCGCTCGAACAGGTCGAGGTTGGCCAGTCCCACGGCCGCGGAGACCGGGTGGCCGCCGAAGGTGTAGCCGTGCAGGAAGGTGTTGTCGCCCTTGTAGAACGGCTCGGCCAGGCGGTCGGAGATGATGCAGGCGCCGATCGGGGAGTAGCCCGAGGTCATGCCCTTGGCGCAGGTGATCATGTCCGGGACGTAGTCGAACTTGTCGCAGGCGAAGTACGTGCCCAGGCGGCCGAAGGCGCAGATGACCTCGTCGGAGACGAGCAGCACGTCGTACTGGTCGCAGATCTCGCGCACCCGCCGGAAGTAGCCGGGCGGGGGCGGGAAGCAGCCGCCCGCGTTCTGCACCGGCTCCAGGAAGACCGCGGCGACCGTGTCCGGGCCCTCGAAGAGGATCTGCTGCTCGATCTGGTCGGCGGCCCAGCGGCCGAAGGCCTCGGGGTCGTCGCCGTGGATCGGCGCCCGGTAGATGTTGGTGTTCGGGACCTTGTGGGCGCCCGGGACGAGGGGCTCGAAGGGCGCCTTCAGGGCCGGCAGGCCGGTGATGGACAGGGCGCCCTGCGGGGTGCCGTGGTAGGCGACCGCGCGGGAGATGACCTTGTGCTTGGTGGGCTTGCCGACCAGCTTGAAGTACTGCTTGGCGAGCTTCCATGCGGTCTCGACGGCCTCGCCGCCGCCGGTGGTGAAGAAAACCTTGTTCAGGTCGCCCGGGGCGTGGTGCGCGAGGCGCTCGGCCAGCTCGACGGCCTTGGGGTGGGCGTAGGACCACACCGGGAAGAACGCCAGCTCCTGCGCCTGCTTGAAGGCGGTCTCGGCGAGCTCGACCCGGCCGTGTCCGGCCTGCACCACGAACAGGCCGGCGAGACCGTCGAGGTAGCGCTTGCCCTGGTCGTCGTAGATGTACGTGCCCTCGCCCCGGACGATCGTGGGGACGGGGGCCTTCTCGTACGACGACATGCGCGTGAAGTGCATCCACAGGTGGTCGTACGCGGTCTGGGAGAGGTCCTTGCTCACGGCTATCGGGTCCTCACGGTTATCGGGTTCCCCACATGTAGGTCTGCTTCTTGAGCTTGAGGTAGACGAAGCTCTCGGTGGAGCGCACTCCGGGGACGGCCCGGATGCGTTTGTTGATGACGTCCAGGAGGTGGTCGTCGTCCTCGCAGACGATCTCCACCATCAGGTCGAAGGAACCTGCGGTCATCACCACGTACTCGCACTCGGACATGGCCGTCAGCGCGTCGGCCACCGACTCCACGTCGCCCTCGACGTTCACGCCGACCATCGCCTGTCTGCGGAAGCCCACGGTGAGCGGGTCCGTGACGGCGACGATCTGCATCACGCCCTGGTCGAGCAGCTTCTGGACGCGCTGGCGCACGGCCGCCTCGGACAGGCCCACGGCCTTGCCGATGGCGGCGTACGGCCGGCGGCCGTCCTCCTGGAGCTGCTCGATGATGGCGAGGGAGACGGCGTCCAGCTGCGGCGAGCTGCCGTTCCTGGACTCGCGGGAGGACTCGCGGTGCTCCCGCGAGCCCTTCTGATCTGCGCTTCGACTGGCCACGGACTCACTGTGCACGAGGTCTCGACACTTCCGCAAGCCTCGATCGATGAAATCCGTTGTTTCGGTAGCCAAGTCTTGCGGATTCCGCACGATCGAGGGGAGCGGGGGTGTTGAAAACGTGGGTCGGCCGACTAGGGTGGGTGTCTCAAGTACTGGACATCCGAACTGGAGGGCCGGCAGTGAGCACCGAGCTGCGTCGTCTGCGCAACTACATCGGCGGTGAGTTCCGGGACGCCGCCGACGGACGGACCACCGAGGTGGTCAATCCCGCGACGGGCGAGGCGTACGCGACCGCTCCGCTGTCCGGGCAGGCGGAGGTGGACGCCGCGATGGCGGCGGCCGCCGAGGCCTTCCCCGGCTGGCGCGACACCACGCCCGCCGAGCGCCAGAAGGCCCTGCTGAAGATCGCGGACGCCTTCGAGGAGCGCGCCGAGGACCTGATCGCGGCCGAGGTGGAGAACACGGGCAAGCCCATCGGGCTGACCCGCTCCGAGGAGATCCCGCCGATGGTCGACCAGATCCGCTTCTTCGCGGGTGCGGCGCGGATGCTCGAGGGGCGCTCCGCCGGTGAGTACATGGAGGGCCTGACCTCCATCGTCCGCCGCGAGCCGGTCGGCGTCTGCGCGCAGGTCGCGCCGTGGAACTACCCGATGATGATGGCCGTGTGGAAGTTCGCCCCGGCGATCGCGGCGGGCAACACGGTCGTGCTGAAGCCGTCCGACACCACCCCCGCCTCCACGGTGCTGATCGCGGAGATCCTCGGCGGGATCCTGCCGAAGGGCGTCTTCAACGTCATCTGCGGCGACCGCGAGACGGGCCGCATGATGGTCGAGCACGAGATCCCGGCGATGGCCTCCATCACCGGTTCCGTACGGGCCGGCATGCAGGTCGCCGAGTCCGCGGCCAAGGACGTCAAGCGTGTCCACCTGGAGCTGGGCGGCAAGGCGCCGGTCGTGGTCTTCGAGGACACCGACATCCCCAAGGCCGTCGAGGACATCTCGGTCGCGGGCTACTTCAACGCCGGCCAGGACTGCACGGCCGCCACGCGCGTCCTCGTCCACGAGTCCATCCACGACGAGTTCGTCTCCGCGCTGTCCAAGGCCGCCGCCGAGACCAGGACCGGGCAGCCGGACGACGAGGACGTGCTGTTCGGCCCGCTCAACAACCCCAACCAGCTCAAGCAGGTCGAGGGTTTCATCGACCGGCTGCCCGCGCACGCGCGCGTGGAGACCGGCGGCAAGCGGGTCGGCGACAAGGGCTACTTCTACGCGCCGACCGTCGTCTCGGGCCTGAAACAGGACGACGAGATCATCCAGAAGGAGGTCTTCGGCCCGGTCATCACCGTCCAGTCCTTCCGCGACGAGGACCAGGCGGTGGAGTGGGCCAACGGCGTCGAATACGCGCTCGCCTCCTCCGTGTGGACCAAGGACCACGGCCGCGCCATGCGGATGTCCAAGAAGCTCGACTTCGGCTGCGTCTGGATCAACACGCACATCCCTCTGGTCGCCGAGATGCCGCACGGCGGCTTCAAGAAGTCCGGCTACGGCAAGGACCTGTCGGCGTACGGCTTCGACGACTACACGCGGATCAAGCACGTGATGACGTCGCTGGACGCGTAGTCACCCGAGCAGGCC encodes the following:
- a CDS encoding ABC transporter ATP-binding protein, encoding MLLSLEGATVRFGGRAVLDAVDLEVAEHEIVCVLGPSGSGKSTLLRAVAGLQPLDSGRVSLDGRDQAGVPAHRRGVGLMFQDHQLFPQRDVSGNVAFGLRMHGASKRQRADRVQELLDLVGLPGASRRAVAALSGGEQQRVALARALAPSPRLLMLDEPLGQLDRSLRERLVVELRELFGRLGITVLAVTHDQGEAFALADRVVVMRDGRIAQAGTPLEVWQRPADAFVARFLGFGNVVEATVGAEAADTPWGKVPVPEDTPQGTRTLLVRPAGVRLVPAGTGLRCTVTARTFKGTHVAVHLQPEDAPRLEAACALRAAPEVGDEAGVEFDAAEIVVLG
- a CDS encoding LAETG motif-containing sortase-dependent surface protein, translated to MRILGVVSASAALALGAAGNALACNINEFSAEAKCDGDKGVITVTDVDPAGIPATVTVYLENNGADAKKVGEQVVKGSREGTTITFAENWKPNAEYRIHVKATPYVDEDIKPNLVTPATACKKEEEKPPATPPATPTPSASPSKPAEETDTPAPSPSESESTTPAGNAPAPAAGDSNLAETGADSNTGIIAGIAAALVVVGGGAVFFGMRRRGANSSDS
- a CDS encoding LOG family protein, whose protein sequence is MQTMPAHAAHHDDREIETLEEFDATVSARGTLAGHRIQAVDLTDRTRELLSTDTAGAVFLGCAMREEAAAKIRTDGALVFPPVPDLPFDPYRGHVYSPEELFESLADGYEATPDAQAYAWFQRTKADRDIYASMLRAVHDDSVSDALDELLTGARVVGVMGGHAMARGTEEYAGAARLGRELARAGLTVATGGGPGAMEAANLGAYAAPFDDEMLTESLELLAKAPHFTPSITHWATAAFEIRTRWPQGGRSVGIPTWFYGHEPPNAFASHIAKYFANATREDGLLARSDAGVVFLPGAAGTVQEIFDNATPNYYESRGEPTPMVLVNRAHWTEKLPTWPLLRSLARGRSMEARIALVERVEEAPEALKRLGG
- a CDS encoding VOC family protein, coding for MYEQMIFVNLCVSDLDASKKFFTELGYSINEKFSDDTAASVVISDAIVVMVLTKEKYAQFTKKEIADPRKTSEVLIALSAESREKVDELVERAVAAGGSVSGETQDYGFMYGRSFDDLDGHTFEVVWMDPAAVEG
- a CDS encoding ATP-binding cassette domain-containing protein; its protein translation is MEASPDNDVLWARALHFQHDDGSPALGGVSLGVREGEILAVSGPRGSGKTTLLRCLSGLVPVRRGEVWFNSMPVHTMGPLTRERLRRDRFGWIDPAPSLVPELDAWENAALPLMLRGTSRRRAKTAAMEWLERLDIGEGARKRPHQLVQAERQRVCIARALAPAPSVLFADEPTAPLHRADRAHVLRTLTTAARSHGITVVLATHDAETAALADRTVSLLDGRRVQTVHLPPVAEPTETEGRAACSLSV
- a CDS encoding aspartate aminotransferase family protein, which translates into the protein MSKDLSQTAYDHLWMHFTRMSSYEKAPVPTIVRGEGTYIYDDQGKRYLDGLAGLFVVQAGHGRVELAETAFKQAQELAFFPVWSYAHPKAVELAERLAHHAPGDLNKVFFTTGGGEAVETAWKLAKQYFKLVGKPTKHKVISRAVAYHGTPQGALSITGLPALKAPFEPLVPGAHKVPNTNIYRAPIHGDDPEAFGRWAADQIEQQILFEGPDTVAAVFLEPVQNAGGCFPPPPGYFRRVREICDQYDVLLVSDEVICAFGRLGTYFACDKFDYVPDMITCAKGMTSGYSPIGACIISDRLAEPFYKGDNTFLHGYTFGGHPVSAAVGLANLDLFERENLNQHVLDNEGAFRSTLEKLHDLAIVGDVRGNGFFYGIELVKDKATKQSFDADETERVLYGFLSKKLYENGLYCRADDRGDPVVQLAPPLISDQSTFDEIEQILRATLSEAWTKL
- a CDS encoding Lrp/AsnC family transcriptional regulator codes for the protein MHSESVASRSADQKGSREHRESSRESRNGSSPQLDAVSLAIIEQLQEDGRRPYAAIGKAVGLSEAAVRQRVQKLLDQGVMQIVAVTDPLTVGFRRQAMVGVNVEGDVESVADALTAMSECEYVVMTAGSFDLMVEIVCEDDDHLLDVINKRIRAVPGVRSTESFVYLKLKKQTYMWGTR
- a CDS encoding gamma-aminobutyraldehyde dehydrogenase translates to MSTELRRLRNYIGGEFRDAADGRTTEVVNPATGEAYATAPLSGQAEVDAAMAAAAEAFPGWRDTTPAERQKALLKIADAFEERAEDLIAAEVENTGKPIGLTRSEEIPPMVDQIRFFAGAARMLEGRSAGEYMEGLTSIVRREPVGVCAQVAPWNYPMMMAVWKFAPAIAAGNTVVLKPSDTTPASTVLIAEILGGILPKGVFNVICGDRETGRMMVEHEIPAMASITGSVRAGMQVAESAAKDVKRVHLELGGKAPVVVFEDTDIPKAVEDISVAGYFNAGQDCTAATRVLVHESIHDEFVSALSKAAAETRTGQPDDEDVLFGPLNNPNQLKQVEGFIDRLPAHARVETGGKRVGDKGYFYAPTVVSGLKQDDEIIQKEVFGPVITVQSFRDEDQAVEWANGVEYALASSVWTKDHGRAMRMSKKLDFGCVWINTHIPLVAEMPHGGFKKSGYGKDLSAYGFDDYTRIKHVMTSLDA